The genomic window ATCGTTGACCCAGGTCACGGGAGTGGGAGACACAAGGACCTTAGGCGAGAGGTCAGGAAGCTCGGGCTCGAGATAAAAGCTCAGCTCGCAACGCATGGCCACGCGGACCACGTGGCGGTGGCGCCCAGGATAAACGCCCCCCTCTTCATCCACCGCTTCGAGTTCTCCATCGCCGAGAGCCCGCTTAACAGGGAGCTCCTCACCTTCGGCTCGAAGGCACCGGAGGGATTCTTAGCCTACCAGTTCCCAGAGGAGGTTAAAGTTCACGCAGTTTTCGAGTGGGGGGATGAGCCGTTCGGCCTAAAGGCCGTCAAGCTGAACGGTCATTCTCCGGGAATGACTGGCTTTCTGGACGAGGAGAATGGTATCGTCTACGCAGGAGACGCTTTCTTCGGAGAGAGGGTAATAGAAGCGGTTGGATTGCCCTATCTGGTCGATCCAAGACTATTTAGAGCTTCAATTAAAGAATTGCATAATTATGCAGAAAAGGGCTTCCTGCTCATACCCTCCCATGGAAAGGCCGTGAAGGATGGGGAGGCGCTTGAACTGCTCGACTTTAATCTCAACCGCGTCGAGGAAATGGAGAACCTCATCATAGAACTCCTCAAAAACCCCATGGGGCTCGATGAGCTGGCCTTCAAAATTATGGGACATTACGGGGTCGAGGTGACACCCCAAAAACTCGCCCTCAACCTCGTCCCGCTGAGGGCCTTTATAGCTCAGCTCTACAACGAAGGGAAGATCGAGGCCCTCATTGAAGATGGATTGAAGTGGAGGGCTAGAAGGGATTGAAAATCGAAGAGTTCAGTTTGTGATTGCTATCCACAAACTCATTCCTCGTCCGGATAGCACAGGTACCTGTACGGGCAGAACCTACATGCGAAATCGTTCCAGCCCTTTGGGGGCTTTCCTTTCTCGTATGCCCGCTTAACGGAGTAGAAGTGCCTCAGCGTCTCGCGGAAAAGCTTGCCGTCGTAGGGAACTTCAAAAGCTTTAAAGTTTGGCCCCTTAACTATGGGGAAGCGGGAGAAGTCTATCTTGTTGATAACCTTCATCGGCTCCTCGTGGAGCTTGATGTAGTAGAGATAGCCATACTCTGCCTCTGCCCAGCGGAGGTAGACGTTTAGCTGGGCAAGGTGGTAGTCGTAGGGGTTCCGCGGGAGGCTCGTCTTCCCCTTGATTTCGATGGGGAAATCCCTTATGGCATCCACCCTCCCGTGTATCTCGAAGCCCAGGCGGGAGGAGCGCAGTATCATGCGCTTTTCAAGTTCAAAGCCGAAACGTTTCTGCAGAATCTCGCCAAGGATGTTGTGGGTGTTTATCCCCTGGTTGAGCCTCACCTTAACGAACTCCGGCCACCTCTCAGGATAACCCTTGAGTCGGAAGTATATCCTTCTGGGACAGGTTAGAGCCTCGCTGGCGTAAAACTCTATGAGTTCATCACCTTCATTGTGACCGTTATTGCTCATGGTCTTCCCTCCAGAGAGGGGGCGGGTCATAGGAAAGAACCTCGCCGCCCCTGCGTCAGCTAATACCGACGTCATCACCCATCAGACTGGGCAAGGGTCGTCATCCGCTTGGAGAGTTAAGGCTAACCCACCATTTAAATCTTTGGGGAAAGAAGACCGGAATAAAGAGGGCGAAATCAGAGTATGGTGCCCTTCTTCCTCTTGAGCGAGTAGCTGAGACCGTAAGCAGGCCAGAGGCTCGGCGGTTGCTCGTAGTGGTGCAGGTTGCGGAGTATCTTCTCCGCGGCTTTTCTGTTTTTTGCCCTGACGCGCAGGACTCCGTCCTCAAGCTCGACGGTTCCGTTCGAGAGCCTGAGGGTGAGCTTCGAGCCCTTCACCTCCGGACGGGCCTTCATTAAAAGCTGCCTGTAGTCCTCGTACGCCTCCCGGCTCAGTTTCTGCTCAAGAAGGGCGGGTTTTTCACGTGACTTAAACAGGCGGGAAAACCAACTACTTGAGGACTCATCATCCATACTCCTCATCGACCTCCTAGCGTTCTCGCTTTAAATTCGTTCTCCAGGTTTTTAAGGCTTTCTCCTCGCTTTTTGCCGAAATGACTGGAGAAGGCTTTTTAAAGTTTTATGGCTGAGTAAGCCCGATGACGAAGACGCAACTGATAAAGCCCCGCATCAGGGAGATGCTGTCGAAAGAGCTCCCGGAAGAGCTAGTCGAGATGCTCCCAAAGCACTGGGTCCGAATAGGCGACGTTCTGATTCTGCCGCTCAGGTCTGATCTTGAGCCATACAAGCACCGCATAGCGGAGGTTTACGCAGAAGTTCTCGGCGTCAAGACCGTCCTCAGGAAGGGCCGCATAGGCGGCGAGTTCAGGGAGACCAACTATGAGATACTCTACGGAAACGATACTGTGACGGTCCACGTAGAGAACGGGATAAGGTACAAGCTCGACGTGGCAAAGATAATGTTCTCTCCGGCCAACGTCAAGGAGCGCGTTAGGATGGCAAGGGTGGCCAAACCAGGGGAGCTGGTTGTTGACATGTTCGCCGGAATCGGACACCTGAGCCTGCCGATGGCCGTCCACGGAAAGGCCCGAGTGATAGCAATAGAGAAGAGCCCCTATACATTCCGCTTCCTGGTGGAGAACATCGAGCTGAACAAGGTTCAGGACAGGATGACGGCCTACAACATTGACAACCGCGACTTTCCGGGGGAGAACATAGCGGACAGGGTTCTGATGGGCTACGTTGTTACAACTCATGAGTTCATACCCAAAGCGCTCAGCATAGCGAAGGACGAGGCGGTGATCCACTATCATAACACTGTTCCAGAGAAGCTTATGCCAGAGGAGCCCTTCGAGACGTTCAAAAGGGTGGCGAGGGAGCACGGCTATGAGGCCGAGAAGCTCAATGAGCTGGTCATAAAGCGCTACGCCCCAGGTGTGTGGCACGTCGTCGTTGACGTGAGGGTTTTTAAAAAATAAGTTCCTACCCGCTCCGGTCCCACAGGGGTTCCAGTCATCGCATAGGAAGTTCATGCAGACAGTCATGTGCCTTCTGCATATTTCATGGTCGGAAAGTAGAATCTATGGCACCGAACCAGCGGCAGTCCCTGCGGAACTTAAGCCGATTCCCCATTCAGTTCACCGATGAAGGTTTTTGTGTCATCTCATAAACCTTTGGGCATTCGAGTTGCCTTCAGTTAACAAATGAACTTAACTTAAGATGACTAGTGAAACGCTTTCTTTTGCGAAGGCCTTATATCCTCCAACCCGAAAATCTTTCGAGGTGATTCTGATATGGAGGCGAAAGGTGGTTACTGGGGCAAGATTCTAAGGGTCAACCTGACGACCCACGAGGTCAAGGTGGAGCCCCTGCCCGAGGAGTTCCCAAGGAAGTACCTCGGCGGTGTTGGCTTTGGAGCCAGACTCCTCTACGACGAGGTTCCAGCCGGGGCAGACCCCCTCGGACCGGAGAACAAGATGATAATCACCCCCGGCCTGTTCGTTGCCACTGGAATCGGAACCGGTTCAAAGACGGCGTTCAACTTCAAGAGCCCGCTCACCGGTGCCTACGGCCGCTCGATGGCCGGAGCCAAGATGGGTGAAGAACTGAAGAAGGCCGGCTACGACGTTTTGATAATAGAAGGCCAGAGCGAGGAACCGGTTCTCTTAGTCATAGAGGACGACGAGGTTAAGATCGTTCCAGCCGAGGGCTACTGGGGATTAACTACCGGTGAGGCCAGGAAGAAGGCCAAGGAAGAGTATCCAGGCTTTGCCACAGCTTTCATCGGCCCGGCTGGAGAGAACCTCAGCAGAATAGCGACGATAGAGACCGACGACAGGCAGGCCGGTAGGGGCGGCCCCGGTGCCGTCCTTGGAAGCAAGAAGCTCAAGGGAATTCTCGTCAAGGGAACTAAGAAGATACCTATTGCCGAGCCAGAGAAGCTCCGCGGGCTCATCAAGGAGTGGGCCATGGTCTTTAAGGACCACCCGGCTACGAAGGCAGACATGGACTACGGAAGCGGTGAGTTCCTCGACTGGATGAACAGGGAAAGGGGAACCTTCCCGGTCAGGAACTGGCAGATGGGCTTCTTCAAGAAGGCCTACGAGAAGGCCAAGGAGGAAGGCAGGGAGCACATCGGAATCGACCCCTACTTCTGGGCGCCGAAATACCGCGTTGGAAGGAAGCCGTGCCCGCTCTGTAACAAGCCGTGCAGCCAGTACATCAAGGTAGAGAGCGAAAAGTGGGGCACCTTCATGACGGATGGACCAGAATACGAGACCCTCTACTCCTTCGGCGGTGTGCTTGAGTTAGACGACTTCGAGACGGTGGCTTACCTCAACTATCTGGCGGACGAACTTGGTCTCGACACCATCTCAGCGGGTGTCACCATCGCCTGGGCAATGGAAGCCTACGAGAGAGGGCTCCTCACCAAGGAGGAAACGGATGGCCTTGAGCTGACCTTCGGAAACGGTGAGGCAGCGGTTGAGGCCCTCAAGAAGATGGCCTACCGCGAGGGCAACCTCGGAGAGCTTTTGGCGGATGGTGTCAAGAGGGCCAGCGAGAGGCTCGGCAAGGGCAGCGAGAAGTTCGCCATGCACGTCAAGGGTATGGAGCCGCCGGCGTATGACGTTAGGGGAATTAAGGGAATGGCGCTGGCCTTTGCAGTCAACGTCCGCGGTGCAGATCATCTCACCAGCGGTGCCTACGGAACCGAGCTTGTAGGAAAGTGGTGGAAGTTCGAGGGCGTCGACAGGACCAGGGGCGAGAACAAGGGGTTCGAGATAGCGTTCCACGAGAACCTCATGGCTGTCTACGACGCCACCGGCGTCTGTAAGTTCTCAAGGCACATGTACTTCCTTGAGGGCTTCCCGCCTCTCGTCGAGGCCGTAACTGGAATGAACATCGGTGAAGCAGAGCTGATGGTCATCGGTGAGAGGATAATGAACATAGCGAGGGCCTTCAACGTCAGGGAAGGCTTCACCAGAAAGGACGATACCTTACCGTACAGGATTATGTGGGAGCCGATTCCGGAAGGAGTTAGCAAGGGCCTACACGTCCCGCCGTGGGAGCTCGACAGGATGCTCGATGAGTACTACCAGGCTCGTGGATGGAGCAGAGACGGAATCCCGACAAAGGCCAAGCTCATGGCCCTGGATTTGCCAGACATCTCCGAGGACATTGGGGCCGGGGTTTAAACCCCTTCTTCTACTTTTCTGTTTACGCATAAACAAAACTCCGCCCACATTCTCCCGTTGTTTATCAGCCAACTATAGGGCCCACACTCAGGGCTTTGCCCATCAAAATTCTATCAAAAGAGGCCCTTTCTCATAAAACAGCCGGGAAAGGTTAGCGTGCACTCTAAAACTCGCCCGCCTTGTGGAGGGTGGAACGCTATAAACTGCCAGTTATGAAGGATAAACCCTCTGAAAACAAGCAACTTTGAACTTGCACGCCAACTTTGATCAAACTTTGCGCAGGCAAAGTTTGATTGGCGCCGGGGCAGGGATTTGAACCCTGGCGGGCAAACGCCCACGGACTCTCCAGGCCCGCGCCTTCCCAGGCTAGGCTACCCCGGCGCAAAAAGGGGGAGAATCATGAGATGAGCTCGATCTCGATGGTGACGTCCTCGGGGACGCGGATGCGCATGATCTGGCGCATGGCCCTTTCGTCGGCCTCGATGTCGACGAGCCTCTTGTGAACGCGGAGCTCAAACTTGTCGAAGGTTGCGGTGCCCTCGCCGTCCGGGCTCTTCCTGGTGGTGATCCTTATCCTCTTGGTCGGGAGCGGTATGGGTCCGCTCATCCTGACGCCGGTCCTCTCGGCTATCTGCTTGATCTGGTCGGTGACCTCGTTGAGGGCCTTAATGTTGGTGCTTGCGAGCTTAATCCTTGCCTTCTGCATTTCAGTCCCTCCTAAGGCTTAAGGAAGTAAAGGAAAGGTCAAAGAAGGCCTTCACTCGGCCTTCTGGATGGAGATAACCATACCGGCAGCGACAGTCTGGCCCATGTCACGGATGGCGAACCTGCCCATCTGCGGGATCTCCTTGACCGGCTCGATGACCATCGGCTTGGTCGGCCTGAGGACGACGATGGCGGAGTCACCGGTCTTGATGAACTGCGGGTTCTCCTCGACGATGTTGCCGGTCCTCGGGTCGAGCTTGGCGAGGAGCTGCTCGAACCTGACGGCGACCTGGAGGGTGTGCGCGTGGAGGACCGGGGTGTAGCCGACGGTGATAGCTGTTGGGTGGTTGAGGACGATGATCTGGGCCTTGAAGGTGTCCTTCGGCCTGACAACGGTCGGCGGGTTGGTGGTGTGTCCAGCAACGTCACCGCGCTTTATGTCGTTCTTACCAACGCCACGGACGTTGAATCCGATGTTGTCACCCGGAAGGGCCTCCTGCATGGCCTCGTGGTGCATCTCGATGGACTTAACCTCACCCTGGATCGGCTTGTGGAAGATGGTGCTGGCCGGCTCGAAGATGACGACGTCGCCGACGCGGAGGACACCGGTCTCGACACGGCCGACCGGGACGGTACCGACACCCTTAATGGAGTAGACGTCCTGGATCGGGATGCGGAGCGGCTTGTCGGTCGGCTTCGGCGGCTCGGGGATCTGGTCGAGGGCGTCGATGAGGGTCGGGCCGTTGTACCAGGGCATGTTGTCGCTCTTCTTGACGACGTTGTCGCCCTCCCAAGCGCTGATCGGGATGATCGGGAAGTCCTTGTAGCCAAGCATCATGAGGAGCTTCTTGACCTGCTCAGCGACCTGCTTGAACTTCTTCTCGTCGTAGTTGACCATGTCCATCTTGTTGATGGCGACGATGATGTGGCCGATACCGAGGGTCCTGGCAAGGAAGGCGTGCTCCTTGGTCTGCGGCATGACACCGTCGGTGGCAGCGACGACGAGAACGGCAGCGTCAGCCTGGCTGGCACCGGTGATCATGTTCTTAACGAAGTCCCTGTGGCCCGGAGCGTCGATGATGGTGATGTACCTGTGCGGGGTCTCGAACTTGGTGTGGGCGACGTCGATGGTGATACCCCTCTCGCGCTCCTCCTTGAGCCTGTCCATGACCCAGGCGAACTTGAAGGACTTGCCCTTCTCACCCATCTCCTCGAACTTCTTGATGATGTTCTCCGGTATGTTGGCGGTGTCGAAGAGCAGCCTTCCGATGGTGGTGCTCTTTCCGTGGTCGACGTGGCCTATAAAGACGATGTTAACGTGCGGCTTCTCCTTAGCCATTTTCATACACCTCCATATTTTGGTCTAGTCTCGTTGACTAGGATGGCTTTTTAAATCTTTCGAACCTCGGCCCCCTCGGGCGGGAAACCCGCCTTTTTTCGGGGAGGCCTCATGAGTTCCGTGCTTAACTTACGAAGCGGGTTTAAAAAGTTAACTACGGGGGTTTGAACAGGAAAATGTAAACCTCAGCCCCCCTTCAGCCTGCATTTCCTGAGGTAGTCCCAGAGGGTGTAGTAGATGGTGAACCTCTCCTCTCTCCTGCTGTCAAGGTCATACACCGTGAGAACCAGCCCGCACTCCCTCGTGCCGTTTTCAAGGGTATAACAAATTTCCCTGTAGGCATTCTCCGAGGGACCGGTGCTCGAGGTGTACATGACCTCCACCAAGCGACCGTCCTTTCGCACTAGGACGAGGCGCTGGTAGGTCCTGCCGTATCCATCATTCGAGAGGAAACTCCTCTCCGCCACCACCGTTTCTATCCCGTCAGACTTGTTCACGCTCACATTCCAGCTTTCATAGTTGATACCCCTGACGAACTCGAAAGGTGCAGTTCCAGCTTTGCACTCCACCTTCTCCTGTGGTGTTGATGGTCCCCACCAGAAATAGGAGTAGTGCTCGTAGAACACCATCCCCGGCCACGGGACGAACAGTAAAATCCCAATGACCACCAGGATTCCAACGGAGAGCGCCTTCCTTTGTGCCCCCATGAAGCCGATATTATCGTTAGAAATTAAAGGGTTTTCGGAGGAGGCGTTGAATTAAGTGGCACGGTATCTCAAGCCCATGAGACTAGAAAGTAAGTAGAAGGGAAGGGCAGAAAGCCCTCACTGCTGCGGGCAGACGTCCTGCTCCTTCGGCGGGTTCGGGTCGAGGCCCTTCCTCTGGCGTATCTGCCTGATGATGTTCACAGCGAGCTCTCCCGGAACGCGCTTAAAGCCAGCGTGCTCGGTGCTCCAGAGGGCCCTTCCGCTGGTGGCGCCACGTATAGCACCGGCGAATCCGAACATCTCCGCGACCGGGGCCTCGGCGATGATGATCATGACTTCGCCTTCCTGCCTCATGTCGATGAGCTGGCCGCGCCTCTGGTTGATCTCCCTGCTGACGGCACCCATGTACTCGTAGGGCACGTTGATGATGACCTTCTGGTACGGCTCGTAGAGGATCGGCTGGGCCTTCATCATGGCACACTGGATTGCACCCCTGATGGCCGGGTAGATCTGGGCCGGGCCGCGGTGGACGTTGTCCTCGTGGATCTTGGCGTCGTGCAGGCGAACCATGACCTTCATGACAGGCTCCCTGGCGAGCGGGCCCTCGTCCATAGCCTGGTGGAATCCATCAACGAGGAGATCCATGACCTCGTTGAGGTACTGGATACCCTTGGTGTTGTCGAGGAACAGGTTGCCGTTGTATATGTCCACGATGCCCTTGGCGACTTCGTAGTCCATGCCGAGCTCGGCGAGCTTCTTGGCAACCTCCTTCGGGTTCTTGGGCCTGCCCTCGGGGATGAGGCCCTCGCGGATGGCCTGGTATATCTCATCCGGAAGCGGCTCGACGGTGATGTAGAACCTGTTGTGCTTGTTCGGGCTCTTTCCTTCGACTATCGGGCTCATCTTGCTGACGCTCTCGCGGTAGACGACGATCGGCGGGGACACGTCGACGTCGAGCTTCCAGTCCTCCTTGAGCTTGACGAGCTTGACCTCAAGGTGGAGCTCACCCATACCGCTGAGTAGGTGCTGGCCGGTCTCCTCGTCGATCTTGACGTGGAGGGTAGGATCTTCCTTGGCGAGCTGGCGGAGGGCCTCGATGAGCTTCGGAAGGTCCTTGACGTTCTTGGCCTCTATGGCCACGGTAACGACCGGCTCGCTGGTGTAGTGGAGGGCCTCAAACGGCTCGATCTGCTCCTGGGCGACGGTCTCACCTGCCATGGCGTCGCGGAGACCCGTTACAGCGACGATGTTTCCTGCAGGAACGGCCTCCATGTTGACCCTCTCGGGGCCCATGTAGATACCGACCTGCTGGATTCTTGCTTTCCTCTTGGCGTTGATGAGGTAGACCTCCTGGCCGGTCTTCACGGTACCGCTCCATACACGGCCGGTTGAAACCTCACCGGCGTGCTTGTCGAGGATGATCTTGGTAACGACCATGACCATCTTGCCCTTCGGGTCACACTTGAGCATGGCCTGGCCGACCTCGCTCTCAACGTCACCCCTCCAGAGGTGCGGGATCCTGTACTTCTGGGCCTCGAGCGGGTTCGGAAGGTGCTTGACGACCATATCGAGAACGACGACGTGGAGCGGAGCCTTCTTCCTTAGGGTCTTGAGGTCTCCGCTGTTGGTGAGCTCGACGATGTCCTTGAAGGAAACGCCGGTCTTCTTCATGTACGGAACGCTGAGGGCCCAGTTGTAGTAAGCTGAACCAAAGGCAACGCTACCGTCCTCAACCTTGACCATCCACTGGCTCTTGAAC from Thermococcus sp. MAR1 includes these protein-coding regions:
- the tuf gene encoding translation elongation factor EF-1 subunit alpha; translation: MAKEKPHVNIVFIGHVDHGKSTTIGRLLFDTANIPENIIKKFEEMGEKGKSFKFAWVMDRLKEERERGITIDVAHTKFETPHRYITIIDAPGHRDFVKNMITGASQADAAVLVVAATDGVMPQTKEHAFLARTLGIGHIIVAINKMDMVNYDEKKFKQVAEQVKKLLMMLGYKDFPIIPISAWEGDNVVKKSDNMPWYNGPTLIDALDQIPEPPKPTDKPLRIPIQDVYSIKGVGTVPVGRVETGVLRVGDVVIFEPASTIFHKPIQGEVKSIEMHHEAMQEALPGDNIGFNVRGVGKNDIKRGDVAGHTTNPPTVVRPKDTFKAQIIVLNHPTAITVGYTPVLHAHTLQVAVRFEQLLAKLDPRTGNIVEENPQFIKTGDSAIVVLRPTKPMVIEPVKEIPQMGRFAIRDMGQTVAAGMVISIQKAE
- a CDS encoding MBL fold metallo-hydrolase, with the translated sequence MALRKLGDSAYLYPGSPSTLIRVVEGGAIIVDPGHGSGRHKDLRREVRKLGLEIKAQLATHGHADHVAVAPRINAPLFIHRFEFSIAESPLNRELLTFGSKAPEGFLAYQFPEEVKVHAVFEWGDEPFGLKAVKLNGHSPGMTGFLDEENGIVYAGDAFFGERVIEAVGLPYLVDPRLFRASIKELHNYAEKGFLLIPSHGKAVKDGEALELLDFNLNRVEEMENLIIELLKNPMGLDELAFKIMGHYGVEVTPQKLALNLVPLRAFIAQLYNEGKIEALIEDGLKWRARRD
- a CDS encoding aldehyde ferredoxin oxidoreductase family protein, translating into MEAKGGYWGKILRVNLTTHEVKVEPLPEEFPRKYLGGVGFGARLLYDEVPAGADPLGPENKMIITPGLFVATGIGTGSKTAFNFKSPLTGAYGRSMAGAKMGEELKKAGYDVLIIEGQSEEPVLLVIEDDEVKIVPAEGYWGLTTGEARKKAKEEYPGFATAFIGPAGENLSRIATIETDDRQAGRGGPGAVLGSKKLKGILVKGTKKIPIAEPEKLRGLIKEWAMVFKDHPATKADMDYGSGEFLDWMNRERGTFPVRNWQMGFFKKAYEKAKEEGREHIGIDPYFWAPKYRVGRKPCPLCNKPCSQYIKVESEKWGTFMTDGPEYETLYSFGGVLELDDFETVAYLNYLADELGLDTISAGVTIAWAMEAYERGLLTKEETDGLELTFGNGEAAVEALKKMAYREGNLGELLADGVKRASERLGKGSEKFAMHVKGMEPPAYDVRGIKGMALAFAVNVRGADHLTSGAYGTELVGKWWKFEGVDRTRGENKGFEIAFHENLMAVYDATGVCKFSRHMYFLEGFPPLVEAVTGMNIGEAELMVIGERIMNIARAFNVREGFTRKDDTLPYRIMWEPIPEGVSKGLHVPPWELDRMLDEYYQARGWSRDGIPTKAKLMALDLPDISEDIGAGV
- the rpsJ gene encoding 30S ribosomal protein S10; amino-acid sequence: MQKARIKLASTNIKALNEVTDQIKQIAERTGVRMSGPIPLPTKRIRITTRKSPDGEGTATFDKFELRVHKRLVDIEADERAMRQIMRIRVPEDVTIEIELIS
- the cas4 gene encoding CRISPR-associated protein Cas4, with protein sequence MSNNGHNEGDELIEFYASEALTCPRRIYFRLKGYPERWPEFVKVRLNQGINTHNILGEILQKRFGFELEKRMILRSSRLGFEIHGRVDAIRDFPIEIKGKTSLPRNPYDYHLAQLNVYLRWAEAEYGYLYYIKLHEEPMKVINKIDFSRFPIVKGPNFKAFEVPYDGKLFRETLRHFYSVKRAYEKGKPPKGWNDFACRFCPYRYLCYPDEE
- a CDS encoding elongation factor EF-2, which produces MGRREEMVAKIKELMTQPERIRNMGIAAHIDHGKTTLSDNLLAGAGMISEELAGKQLVLDFDEQEQARGITINAANVSMVHNYEGQDYLINLIDTPGHVDFGGDVTRAMRAIDGAIIVVDAVEGVMPQTETVLRQALREYVKPVLFINKVDRLIKELKLGPNEILQRFAKIITDVNRLIKKYAPDEFKSQWMVKVEDGSVAFGSAYYNWALSVPYMKKTGVSFKDIVELTNSGDLKTLRKKAPLHVVVLDMVVKHLPNPLEAQKYRIPHLWRGDVESEVGQAMLKCDPKGKMVMVVTKIILDKHAGEVSTGRVWSGTVKTGQEVYLINAKRKARIQQVGIYMGPERVNMEAVPAGNIVAVTGLRDAMAGETVAQEQIEPFEALHYTSEPVVTVAIEAKNVKDLPKLIEALRQLAKEDPTLHVKIDEETGQHLLSGMGELHLEVKLVKLKEDWKLDVDVSPPIVVYRESVSKMSPIVEGKSPNKHNRFYITVEPLPDEIYQAIREGLIPEGRPKNPKEVAKKLAELGMDYEVAKGIVDIYNGNLFLDNTKGIQYLNEVMDLLVDGFHQAMDEGPLAREPVMKVMVRLHDAKIHEDNVHRGPAQIYPAIRGAIQCAMMKAQPILYEPYQKVIINVPYEYMGAVSREINQRRGQLIDMRQEGEVMIIIAEAPVAEMFGFAGAIRGATSGRALWSTEHAGFKRVPGELAVNIIRQIRQRKGLDPNPPKEQDVCPQQ
- a CDS encoding class I SAM-dependent methyltransferase family protein; translated protein: MTKTQLIKPRIREMLSKELPEELVEMLPKHWVRIGDVLILPLRSDLEPYKHRIAEVYAEVLGVKTVLRKGRIGGEFRETNYEILYGNDTVTVHVENGIRYKLDVAKIMFSPANVKERVRMARVAKPGELVVDMFAGIGHLSLPMAVHGKARVIAIEKSPYTFRFLVENIELNKVQDRMTAYNIDNRDFPGENIADRVLMGYVVTTHEFIPKALSIAKDEAVIHYHNTVPEKLMPEEPFETFKRVAREHGYEAEKLNELVIKRYAPGVWHVVVDVRVFKK